The DNA sequence ACGCAAACCTATCACTTGGCATGAGCAGCGTAGGCTGATTGAATGTACATAAATTCCTAGGTtcctagaattgtacagttggaagggaccacaagggtcatctggtccaaccccctgcaacgcaggaatcttttgcccaatatgggtctcaaacccatggcgctgagattaatagtctcgtgctctaccgagcGATACTTGGACAGCACAGGTTACTCTGGCAGCAACCTCTGAGCTTCTGCAGGGTTTGAAAATTTGTTTTGCAGTtgtccagagagaaaagaggagatgAAGGGGGCAAGGAATATAGAAGCAGCCATGCAAGGGATGAGATGGGCAAAGAAATAGTCCTAGTTTTGAAATTTCTAGCTGCGACCTTTGTATGGCGCAGAAGTGGACAGGCGTTCTTCTCTCTGTttatgatctctctctccccccccccccatataattgCTTCAGTTCTTTGTCTCTCTGGCCCTAGGCATTTCAAAGGAATGAAAGGCTTCTATGTCAGGACCTGTTCATGTGGAGGCCCTGCTTACAAGGTTTCTCTCCCTGGAAAACAAGGTCAAGGCCCTGTTTGTGTGTCAGTGGTCTGGCTTGATCTAACGACCAAAACGAgaacccctggggggggggaactgatttTGTTCAGCACATTGagagggaaattcctttattctaTAAACTAAtgctcttcaaccttgggtcccccatcattcctggccattgccTAAGCTGTCTGCGGATGGTGTGAGTTGCATAGGGACGCATGGTTAAAGCACATAACGCATAGTTAAACATGCTGCAAGATCTCCTCCCCTAGACCTCGCTCCCTTTCCTCCCACTAACACTGGCAACCCAAGTGGGTGAAATAGTGCCAGTGCAATATTTGTTGACCTTCAGCAGGAAACCCACCTCGGCTTCAGTATATATAGGGTGGCGTAGGTTTGCTgcaaattggggggtgggggtgggttccTGTCAATATGTAACTTTGAAATCCTACACCCCGCTTCCCCACTCCCCCATCCCCCTTATACATTCAGGCATTTTGGCTGCCTTGCAAAAAAACCTTAATGAAAATGCCATCGCCTGGCACAATTTGGTATTGCAGCACTGTTGGGCCCACAGTTTTATTGATTCGCCCAGTGTTCTTGGCCTCTGGGTTGGCAGCAGGTCAAGGTGGACGACTAGCTGCTTATGTAAAGCTTTGCGAGAAACGGCACGCATCTCCGTGGTTGGCTGGCCGCACTTGCTCATTTTCTTCTTGGAGAAGCAGGAATCGCTTCTTTAGATTCATTAGCCCTAAAAGCCAGCAATTAATCAAATTCAGCGGGAGCTCAGTGGTGGATCGTTATTTAGGAGGGTTTGGCATGGTCTGTGCCCATCCAAGCCAGCAAGAGAGTTCAAGGACTcactccagccaagcaaaaacactcccAGGAGAGTGCAAAGGAGAGTCAGTAAGGGGCGTGTGGCTTGGGGAGTGTTCCGAGGGCCAGATAGTATTTCGCCCCTGGGGCTGAGGTTCCCCCATCTCTCTTCTGTGTTCCAAATATAAAAAGAACCTGGTTGGATCAGTCCAAAGTTCCACCTGTAACTTAGTGGGGGAGCATGTGGTTTGTAAgcagaagatccctggttcatttaccaggtggggctgggaggaaCCGCTGTCTTaaatcctggagggctgctgaaagtcagtgtagaccaggcttcctcagactcagccttccagatgttttgacactatcccatcatccttgaccactggtcctgctagctagggatcctgggagttgtaggccaaaaacatctggagggccgagtttgaggaagcctggtgtcgACAATGCCTAACTAGATGAACCACAGGGCTTATTACACTGCCCTTCCCCAAACACTCTTGGTTTTTCAAACACCCTcaagaagaaatttaaggactttTTAGAAAAGCCTGCAAAATATTGTTGTAATGTTgacgctttcttttatttgtttaggGGAGAAATGGAACACAGTCTTGTTAAATaacctttcccttcccctccagACTATTCTAAAGATCCTTGTCTCAGGGGGTGGAAGATCCCGAACTGGAGTGATGATCCCAATCCCCCAGTATCCCTTGTATTCAGCCGCTATATCGGAATTGGATGCCATTCAGATCAACTATTACCTTGACGAAGAGAACTGTTGGGCGCTAGACGTCAATGAACTACGCCGCTCCTTGAATGAAGCCAAAACATACTGCAATCCCAAGGTCCTCTGCATCATCAATCCTGGAAATCCCACAGGTTTGCAGAACTCCTTTTTGTCTTCATGCTGTAATTCTCCTTCTCTAATGACTTTTCACCCACCTGCCCATCAAGTGACATCAGTGGTTATGTTAAGTGATGGGCAGGAGAACAGCTTTTCATTCTGCCTTTGCTGCCCTCCAAGGCAGCAGAATTAAATCCCTGCTCATCTGTTTGTGAGTGAGGGTTAAGACCCTTTGCAAAAGTGCTCTTTGAAGCAGCTGTTGTGCTTCTCTtttaatggaggggagggggggagaagcaaggAGTCTCTCCTCCCCCATCACTTACTTAGAGAAGCATGGGGCTGCTTCTATGAGCATTTTTGCCAATGGCTTtaaaacagaaccccccccctctTTGTGTGTTCTGGGATTGAAAGATTACTGATTTATTGCTTACAGATTTTTATGAATCAGAGCTCTCTgttttcatctcccccccccctaatttagGTCAGgttcaaaacagaaaatgcattgAAGATGTGATCCACTTTGCTTGGGAAGAGAAGTTGTTCCTTCTAGCTGATGAGGTAATAAAAGCATTAATTTTCAGGCCGCATCTTTTACTTCGTTCACAAACAAAGAAAGCATGTGCCTTTTTCTGCTGGTTACAGGTTTATCAAGATAATGTCTACTCGGAGAGCTGTCAGTTTCACTCCTTCAAAAAGATCCTTTATGAGATGGGACCAGATTACTGTAACAATGTGGAGCTTGCTTCTTTCCATTCTACCTCTAAAGGATACATGGGCGAGTAAGTTTTTGTAGTGCCTCCTTTTTTTCCCTTCACTGTGTCCTGGTTCTCGTATCTCAATAAGCCGGAGCTTGGTTTCTCTAGTCCACCCAAACGTGCTGATTCCCAGAGAGGAGTTGCTACCCGCTTTGCTCCCTGCTGGGCTATTGAGGTCAGTGCAGGATGGTGTCTTGCCAAATCAACTTCACCCTCctctcatgacactagaactTCAGGGGTATTCAATGAAGCCGAATGTTCGGAGATtcggggcagacaaaagaaagtactcctTCACGCAGCATCTTGGATGTTTCCCCCCACAAGTAgtgatgatggccaccaacttggatggctgagGCTGTCAACAGCCATGTTCGTCCTCCACTGTTGAAgcccctgaatgccagttgcctaGGAATCACAAGCAGGTGGCATGTGCTTCCTGGCACcctttcagactacagttcccaggatactttggggcaGCCATGTGTGTTAAATGTATGGGGGTCTGCAGCTATGCACCTACATGTAAGGgacttcacccccacccccaccccccactttatTCTGTTTACTCTCCCCCCTATcttttcaaaaaagtaaaaattgtgtttttatttttaaaaggcttgtcCATTTTACTGAGCTACAGTAAAagatagagagagaaaattcatAACACCTTTGGCTGTACAGACACCACTCCAGCTGCTTCATGACTGCCCAGTAAAGATGCTAATGACCTCCACATACCAATTAACATCTGCTGTACTCATGTTGCTGggttacagctcccagcatccctagcccatcagctggggctgctgggagttgggagtccaacagcatctcgaGGGCAGTGCATTGAGAGCCCCTTTGGCTCAAGATTTGTCCCTCTTGTGTTCTAAAAGTCAACGCTTCCTTGAGGCTTTATACTAGTGGActgattatatttatttaaaaaaatattctaccCTGCCTGTCAATCAAATAATGTTCAAGGTGCTGAGAAGCAACAGGTGGCAGGTAATACACACAATGCTATAATCATCCTGAGAGTTTCAGAATGTGTtgatttttctccttttctttttctattcaCTATCCCACTATCCCAGGTGTGGCTACAGAGGCGGCTACATGGAGGTGATTAACTTGCACCCAGATATTAAAGGGCAACTTGTGAAGCTTCTGTCAGTCCGTCTGTGTCCACCGGTCTCAGGTCAAGCAGCCATGGATATTGTCGTGAATCCTCCTGTACCTGGGGAGGAATCATATGCACAGTTCATCAAGGTGTGTGCGTCTACATCTACCTTGTGCAGCAATGACAAGAGAATCAGAAGCGTGACAAGCATGAGAGGGAAGCTAAAGTGATACCTGCATCTCCTGAATCCACACGCAGATTCTTATATTCAGTGCTGGGGTGCACAAACACTTCACCAAAGCTCCCTTTGCACACACCTGTCAAACGAAGGTGGTTTGTGTTGCtcggcagggtggggtgggagggtgatGACAGAAGGCCTAGGTAGGAAGTTTAGAAAGTGGAGGGCTCTGCTCAGAAGTTTTGAGAAGCACCACCCTATGGAAGAGAGGAACTGCAGGGCAACGCAAGCCATTTCTGTGGTACATAGTTCCTTTGCCTTTGGTGTGATGTTGCTGTGTGTTTCCGCTCAAATCAGGAAAAAGAGTTTGTCTTGAACAACCTCGCCAAGAAAGCCAAACTGACAGAAGACATGTTCAATCAAGTACCGGGGATCCACTGCAACCCTCTTCAGGGGGCCATGTATGCTTTCCCACGAATCTTCATCCCTTCCAAGGCCATTGAGGCAGCAAAGGTGAGACTTCTCCCCAACCGCTGCTATTACTTTTGCTGCACCTGTACAATTGTTGCCATTCCAGTTTTGGAGGAGCCATTCTCCAGGCCAGGGCAACTTTGATGCTTTTCTGGAGCCGCTGTACTGGTTTGGGGTGACATCAGTACTTTTTTTGCAGTAGCTATATAGAATTTTCCTGAAGCTGCGTTACTCAACAGAGGTGGGGTGTCCTGGATTTGCAAGATCTCATCTTGGGCTGTCTAGTATGATGATATTCCTGCTCTTTGATACTGGCCCTTTGACAATCAATAATAATGTTTATGGAAACGTCGTGGTGAACACACCACCCGTCTGATTCATgcctgtcaaacagcttttaaagaAACACAGGGGCAAGTTGACAGTCCTTGGCGTGACCAACTTTATGGTCCAAGTGCAACAGCCATTGGGCCCTACAAAATGAGGGCACTTTCAGCTGTTGCAGAGAAGCTTTGCCAGACAGATGCACAGATAAAAGTATTTGGAAGCATCCTTTTTATAATGAAAGGAACTTAACTGCATAGTTGGACTAGGTGGCTGTGGAGGTCTCTCctagctctatgattctatgaaaatgggACCTGCTATTCACTCTCTAGTTTCTAATTATTACATCATTTTTATCTCTGCAGGCTCATAAAATGGCTCCCGACATGTTCTACTGTATGAAACTTCTGGAGGAAACAGGGATCTGTGTTGTTCCTGGAAGTGGCTTTGGCCAAAGAGAAGGCACTTACCACTTTAGGTACAGGGTTGACAAAGCATGCTGCAGTGTCAGCAGCTGAattaaattttctttctttttgatgaCATGGTCTCCATGTGTTATAAAGTCTttttataatactttttttttcctgtttccccAGGATGACCATTCTCCCTCCGGTAGAGAAGCTAAAGATCTTGCTGGAGAAAGTGAAAGACTTCCACATAAAGTTTCTCAAAGAGTATTCTTAAGCGAAATTAAGACTCTCTTccgctctcactctctctttccaGAGTAAATCTGGGAAATCCAAACAAAGCTGTGAGGGGGAAATGTTCTGTGTCGTCTTTTAATCAAACAAATCCACACTAGAACGGCTAGAGCCAAGCTATGAAATTTGCGTACCTCCAGCCTGAGTGTGCACTGTGCTTTAATTTCATgggaagaaatggaaataatggcaagaattggggggggggggagaagagtgcAATTGTGTGCCTTGACTCAATTTTTATTTCTTAGCTTGTGTGGCTGGCTGGCCTGatggggggaaaaaagagagggaatTTCTCGGTGAGAATTATTGGAACTATTACTATTTCAAAACAGCAACCCTACAAAATTTACCTTTGGTTTTAAATATGAAAGCAAACTTTAACTAAGCTGGCAACTGAGTGTCAATAAACACCCttctatagattttttttttttaaaaaaacaacaaccttactTTGTGTACTTTAACAAGGCACCcatattttaaaagctgcatgCTTCCAGTAAATTGGGTAGAATATGGTTCGTGTGAACTGTTGCGCGGTTCTCCTTGGCCTAAGCAAGGCTGCAACAGATCCATTTTGTGGTGGGTGCCCTGTTCAGACTCATCATTTGAGCACTATGCCATGCTGTGGGCATTGGGTATGTCATCCCTTTTTGTTTCAGGATTTAAGCAATGGCCCAAATTTCTTCTCTGAGAACCCAGTGAACCCAGACTCGACTTGCCCCCCAGCATGTGAACTGATGCCAATCATGGTCTTTGCATGGAAAAGTATCACAAGTatgagctaaataaataaataaaattgggagCCTATAAGAGGGAGGCATGGAACTGATATAATCAGGACACAGAACTCTCCTCCTTTCACTTGGCTAGATGCTGCTTTAGAATGTAGGTACTGAGTAAATTAGCTAAGCAAAGGAGATGCTTCTTAGCTATGAATCGGAATGCGCCTCAGCATGGTAGCAAATAAATACAAGATGCCGATACCAGAGGGAGCATTTTCCTATGCGCGAAATGATCTGCCAGTTTTGTTCAACAAagtactttgcaaaaaaaaaaaaagcatattttGAGCACTGACCGATAATCATAACGTCCAACGTTGAAGGAACGTGGAAGCGTCACATTGAGAAAGGGTCCAATCTGGTAGTATAATCTTGCCTAAATATTCAGCCCCCTCTCAGGGCTACTATTTCAACCTGAACAGGCAACTGGAAGTTCTGTGAAAATTGCTATCCCGTGgctgtttcttttgtttctagCCTCAGAAAGACAGGGATTTTCTCCAACGCGTGTCACATGGACCGAGTTTCTCTTCTAAGAAGTAGAAGTGAAAACGAGAGGGCAAGATGGCCAGTAGGCTATTTAGCATTGCTAACCAGAGTGGAGTGGACTGCCTGTCTGCTACCATCGCCCAGATTCGTGACACTTTGCTCTCCTACAGTAGATCTAAGAGTCTCCCGTGTTGGTCCAATGGGGCTTCATTTTACGATACAGTACAATTTCCTTCCCCATTAATCCATCTCAGTCTTGTACATAAATAGGGGTGCCAGCTtcaatacggggggggggggagacaggtaagccctgccatacataatcacatgatgcagcacatGCACATCATGTGAATgccaatgcctatcaacttggggggggctggccccctcaaatattttattggtggggggGCAAAggcccctcggcccctaggagctgaCTCCTATGTACATAAACCTGGCTTAGCTTTTTTTGGAAATGCTGCTGTCGCTGACCCAAGTGTCCAGAATGTTCCAAGTGAACAAAGCAATTACGGCTGCAGATCACCCTGCGTACTTGACTGTATTGCTGAGTTGAATTCCAAAGGGGCAAACAAATTTATcttacaggcaggggcggaggaagcctcttggccgcccggaggcacccccctgggggcggggctaggcttggggagtggtgggaggggccgccgagtgtcaccccccctcccctggaacccggggtgccctgACCCCATCGCCcatcccttgctacgccactgcttacGGGTGCCGTTAATTCTAAATGGACACATTGCCATCCGACAGCAGCAGAAACATTCTTTCGTCCTTTCTGCGTTTTTGTCCCCTTAAACCTACCATTTTACTGACACCGTGCAAGGATGGGGATATTGGAATTCTGAATGAACAGAACACTCAGCTTGCTGGCGCAACTGCTTGGCACGTTTTCCTAAACATTGATTACGTGAACTACTGAAAACTAGCATGTTTCGCTCTTGGAACACTGcagtttaaagaaacaaaacaaaggaattgCACTTTCCCCCCTGAAATCTTGCTTCGGGCTCACTGCTTGGGAAGGGCCGTCCTATTGAACATACTAGTGCAAGATAATTCTGTGCACTACTCGTGGttactatatatttttatatactttTGTAAGTTTTTCTCCCCCGTTGGGTTTGGGGAGGGTTGGGAGGGGAGGGTAGTATTTGTAGTCTTAACAAGCCAGTGGGTTTTCTATTTACCTTGTGTTTACACCCAGTGTTCCTGAAAACGATGCAAGGTTTACATGTTTCTAAATAACTCTTTTTGCAGGGGATGTTTTAAAAGGTTTGCTTTTTCCTCCCACACCcgttgcttcccgcctttttaaaaatgggagcaGCAATCCTTAAGAGGTTTAGTGATTAAATCAAGGATGCTGACCTACTTTCCTTTGTGTTTTCTAAACACTGTTATGGTGCCTTTTGATTTCTGGTACGCTGAGGGAGAATgaatgggtttgttgttgttgtttcctgcaTCTTTTGAGAAATGGTACGATCCTTCCACAGTTGATTTGACACATCTGTAAGTACTGTGATGAGCTGCTAAAATTTAACTTGGTTGTCTTTGGGAATCTATTCCAGAGTGGACATCAGTGGATGCAATTTCCAAATAAACGGTTTAGAGATTGCAGGTGGAGAATGTTACTACACTGaatttttgttctctctttttaaaaaaaatgtacgtCCTTTAATGAGTAAGGCAATATCTAAACATTGTGATGCATGCTCGTAGGTTCACATTTCCTACAGGTGCTCCTCATGCTGTTCTTGGGATGACTTTTTAAACGTACCTACAAGTtcgaaaaattaaataaaagaatggttGGAAACTTTTTTTTGTCGTGGTGCTTTCTAGAAGTTTTACAGAAAAAGGAAGCCTATGTTTTAATGAGTTTTCTAGAAGCCTTCTTTCTCACAGCTGAcacttaggaacataagaaggtaGCATATATAGAGTTAGAGAgttggcctgatgcagcaaggCTCTTAGAGGAGGTTAAAATCTgtcacaggtgttttttttaaagcaacacagCCCActaggatgcaagggagaaagcaAGCAAAAATGGCTACCTAGATTGCCAAGCAGCTTTTTGTCTTAGTCATTAGGCAAACAAAACTCTTGTAAAAAAATTGGACTGTGGCAAAACTACCCCAGGGTTGTGACCCTAGTTACTCTTGAGTAAACCCAACTGAATACAGCCATTTGTTCACACATACAACAATATCTACTCACTCCAGTGTCTTTTAACAACTGTGAAATTATCACTGTACCACCGTGCTGAGCTATCTAGGGAAAAGTAGGCATTAATGGAGGAAAACTAATCCAGGATTTGAgccccccactttttaaaaaagcaaagtttGTTGTAAAAATACCCCTTCTTTCCATAAACCGGGAGAGTTCCATGCAGctgatccctccctccccccagggCTGATTTGACTTCTTTAGGGAAAGAGCGTGCCTTGCACCTGCGATCAGTCCCCCCACCCTCTTTCTCCAGGGTCCTAAGTGGGCGTGTCCACAGCCAGGGCGGGGAACTGCAATAAATCCACACACAAGAGAGATGCTTGCTTCTTTCTGAGCTTTCCCGGTTTGTGAGCTGGGAGCAAGATATGGCGCTAAGGAAACACCTTAACGAGGCGAAGAAGCGCAGCGCGGACTCCGGAGTGGAGTCGGATCGGAGCCTCTTGAGCAAGGAGCAGAGGGACCAGCGCATCAGTCTCTTTCTGCGGGATTTCCAACACCAGGGTGAGGTCtcgggatggagggggggggtaggCGGGCAAAACAGGTGGTCTGAGTGAGCAAATGTGAGCCAGCCTGGTGTAGTGGTAAGAGccgcctttctcaaccttggatctCCGAATATCGTTGGGCTACAACttacatcatccctagctagcagggccagtagtcagggattatgggagttgtagtccaacaacatttggcgACCCAAGGTTGAGGCATGATGCTGgggcaggacctgggagacaccagggttcaaagcccTGCTTAGCGTGAAGCTCCCTTGGGTCAATCAGcacctttcagcctaacctaccgtacagggatgttgtggggattaagtaaggggggggaaccataagccaccttgagctccatggatgAAAAATTGGtgcataaataaatgaatcttgGAGAAGTGGAGTGAAAAGCAAGGATATTGGAATCATATAACTGTTGTAGACTTGAAAGGGACCTccaaggatcatctactccaacaccctgcaatgcaggagtctcaacacTCAGTCCCCCATCCACATACCATTCTGGaccttgcttagctttgcaaatgtgcccacaatTTTGTTCCCCAAAGGATAGAAATGCCTTAATTCTAGCTGCTTCACTTGATTATTCATTTCAGGTTCTTGCAGTGCTGTGTTTCTGCCAAGGGCCAATATTGtccagtggttagagcatctgtgTTGCGTGTAGAATGTCCCGGGTCCAACcgctggcatctgcaggtagacctggggagggagaacacagcctggagagctgctgccagtcagtgtagacaatactgaggtagatagACGAATGGactgattcagcataaggcatgTTCCTCCGtccttctccctttctccaaGCAAAGGAAAACCTGCGAGATTTGAAGAAAGAGCTGGCTTCACTTCTGCAGACAGCTGAGAAGGCATTCCAGGTGGAGCTGCTGGCCATGCCGGTGGTCATGAGAAAAATGAGGAGGGAGGACTTGATTGGTGAGGCTGCTATCCCAACCCCACACCTGCTGGGAGTAAGACTTGTTGAATTCAGACAGatatacttctgagtaggcatggttagaaTTGTGTTGAGTGAATGGTCACGCAGATAGGTCCTCGTGGCCCCAATCGTGACTTTGCTCAGCCACTTTCTCAATGGGGCTTGCTGCCAACTAAGTCCCCATCTGTACTATACAGTTAAAGCAGTATCGCACCACTTTAGATAGTCAGGGCTTCCTctaaagaactctgggaactgtggttggCTTAGGCTGCTCAGAGTTGGTAGGAGGTGCCTATTTCCCtctcagaactacaattcccagagttcccttggaTGAACGGTGGAGTGTTAAACGACTCTAAAATAGGTAGCCACTAATGtcaattttacctttgcacagtaggctagtttctgcaaaCACTCGCACACCCATCTCGgccctccacccaggcaagcaggaagcaCGATCAGTGcgcaaggagggtgcaaagcaagggcagtgaggggtgtggcctagggagaatcCTCAGTGCCAGGGAGAGAGACCTGGAATGCCCAACATCATTGGCCCCCATCATCTAATACATATTTTGAAAAGTggtttcctggtttgtttgttgtgcattcggacacctcttaagatatcccaaccaaattttgcatgatgggtcggtcctgagatcaaggagccgGTTTTCATTTATGTTTTGGATAAGATTGCTTGCCATTATCAATCGTGTCTGAGCCTTTAAAACCACACAAACTGAGAGTTTTTTGGTTACTTAAGACTTACTTGCAAAGTCAGATACAAGCCTGCTAGTAAAACATAAGTAgaacctgctggaccaggccaggggctcatctagtccagaatcctgttcccacagtggccagccagaagagttttggatttgatatcccactttatcactacccgaaggagtctcaaagcggtaacatcctccttttccttcctcccccacaacaaacgctctgtgaggtgagtggggcccaAAGCCCCAAAGCAAGACCCTGGCGCAATTGCAGTCTTCCCCAGTGCAACTGCATTCTTCTCAATAGTGCTCCCCAGCAACTATATTCAGACAAATAATGCCCCTGATACTGGAAGCAATATCAAGCCATTGTCTTGTACCTGTTGATGGCCCTTCTCTCTATGAATTTGTCAAGCTCCCTTGTAAAGCCACCTTAGTTGGTGGTCATCAACAAAcaccatagcttaactatgtgccGTTTCAATACCTTTCTTTTCGCCTTCCCACTTCTTAGTACCTTTTCAtgcagcacattgttaaactgtgaaactccctcccacaggatgaCCACCAATTTAGATTAGGCAGATTTGTGGAGAAGAGCACGGATGGCTACCAGCCAGTACaactatgttctgcttccatggtcagaaGCATTAATGCTTCcttataccagttgctggaaactgcaggagggaagaatgctcttgtgctcaggtcccgcttacgggcatctggttggctgctgtgagaacaggatgctggactagatgggccattggcctgatccagcaggctcttcctgtgCTCATATTTTGCTCCAACCTTTATTATATAAAGAATGTGTGATTGATAAGAAGCTAGTCCCTTTGATTAATCGGCAACTGGCTGCCTTGGTATAATTGCCTGTCTCCGTACCACAGATCTTAAGGAAGAAGAAGCTGCCGCTGCCACAGTCATCGCCACCGCCATGGCAGTAAGTATGACCAAGTAACacggaaatgcttttaaaaaacagtaacagATCCTTATGCCTCTTGAGCAATGCTGCTCCCAGGTTATGGCAGATTGGGGCAACTGCCCCAAGGCCTAGTGCAAAGTATTGCACTGTCCTTATTTTGTTACTGCCCCCACTCCTCCTCCGATTGCCCCCCCAATTAATAAAAGGGAGTCCTTTCTCAGAGCAAGGCATTCTGCGTGATATGACCCAGGAGAATGCAGGTGCCAGATCTGTGCCACCTTACCAGAATGCCTTACTTCGTAGATGTAAGCAGTGAGAAAGCAGTTTTAAAt is a window from the Lacerta agilis isolate rLacAgi1 chromosome 8, rLacAgi1.pri, whole genome shotgun sequence genome containing:
- the GPT2 gene encoding alanine aminotransferase 2; its protein translation is MHRLSGLAKEAARPSSKNERTEAAVRFVSSLVAGNKHPRSAAQPRRPPGKDGPLARWNSAAKASAIPIKEKQTREKILTLESMNPQVKAVEYAVRGPIVLKAGEIENELRKGIKKPFTEVIKANIGDAHAMGQQPITFLRQVVALCTYPNLLDSPSFPEDSKKRARRILQGCGGNSLGSYSASQGVNCIREDVAAYIERRDGGVPADPENIYLTTGASDGIATILKILVSGGGRSRTGVMIPIPQYPLYSAAISELDAIQINYYLDEENCWALDVNELRRSLNEAKTYCNPKVLCIINPGNPTGQVQNRKCIEDVIHFAWEEKLFLLADEVYQDNVYSESCQFHSFKKILYEMGPDYCNNVELASFHSTSKGYMGECGYRGGYMEVINLHPDIKGQLVKLLSVRLCPPVSGQAAMDIVVNPPVPGEESYAQFIKEKEFVLNNLAKKAKLTEDMFNQVPGIHCNPLQGAMYAFPRIFIPSKAIEAAKAHKMAPDMFYCMKLLEETGICVVPGSGFGQREGTYHFRMTILPPVEKLKILLEKVKDFHIKFLKEYS